One Succinivibrio dextrinosolvens DNA window includes the following coding sequences:
- a CDS encoding M15 family metallopeptidase translates to MSCFSLRKIFFAVFGAFALCCSAFAGEAKTLDLSSIKGGEVIEEKMLDTYGENSFFTLSEIPDDVWKRMQGNTYQDNPFIKREDLRYLRLLHVDHENKVRLGEMVCNRAIAEDLREIFFILYKNKYAIEHILLADDFDADDEIQMGANNTSCFVFRFITGSDFLSYHARGLAVDLNPRTNPYCKLKKDGSLFVQPKNSGEYCERDEDFLFKIDKEDLAYKLFISHGFTWGGEWKTLKDFCHFEKEIMK, encoded by the coding sequence ATGTCTTGTTTTTCCCTGAGAAAAATCTTTTTTGCTGTATTTGGGGCCTTTGCCTTGTGCTGTTCTGCATTCGCCGGTGAGGCTAAGACTCTTGATCTCAGCAGCATTAAAGGTGGTGAGGTGATTGAGGAGAAGATGCTTGATACCTATGGGGAGAACAGCTTTTTTACTCTCAGTGAAATTCCTGATGATGTATGGAAGAGAATGCAGGGTAACACCTATCAGGATAATCCTTTTATAAAAAGGGAAGATCTGCGTTATCTGAGATTGCTGCATGTGGATCATGAGAACAAGGTAAGACTTGGTGAGATGGTCTGCAATAGAGCGATCGCAGAAGATCTCAGAGAGATTTTCTTTATTCTTTACAAGAACAAATACGCCATTGAGCATATCCTTCTTGCTGATGATTTTGATGCGGATGATGAAATTCAGATGGGAGCCAATAACACCTCTTGTTTTGTTTTCCGTTTTATTACCGGATCCGACTTCCTTTCATATCATGCACGCGGTCTTGCGGTTGATTTAAATCCTCGTACCAATCCTTACTGCAAGCTGAAAAAGGATGGTTCGTTGTTTGTTCAGCCTAAGAATTCAGGTGAATACTGTGAACGTGACGAGGACTTTCTGTTCAAGATTGATAAGGAAGATCTTGCCTACAAACTCTTCATCTCTCATGGCTTTACCTGGGGCGGAGAGTGGAAGACTCTTAAGGATTTCTGTCATTTCGAAAAAGAAATCATGAAGTAA
- a CDS encoding ShlB/FhaC/HecB family hemolysin secretion/activation protein produces the protein MSGIRKILLNLAAALCLVFTGAVSSQTLNNVEIKSQARLSRSELDAVLKPYMGKEITVTTLQNLLNELTAVYKSNGYLTAQAFFPEQESNNGELKVVVETTKLNEIRLNNLSSVKMSTLNRLFGRTRRLQDRAVNTTELNDNLLKVRDLNVFDMAGFFENSNNGGADLILDIKPKKRFSFQTFYDNYGNKTTGENRYAGVITCNDVSHHADRANLLLATTDRKQNNFSFDYRVPVSSYLNVLGTDLSYSSYELGGDYRDLDIHGNVFNADLYLEQPIYRSAKTRFTGDIGGYYRSITDSIDAFEVKLKRHSNGVFTDFKLDNFFATAKLANALRFNYGKLKNDDEYNLYEDQSYFITTLDGSVSFDVNKFFNISNSYNLQIASTSLDPSDKFTPCGAYGVRAFASNTASSDNGIFDDLKFTYKVKSYPTFNIYTDFMQAHARNHENRKKESFYAVGVGTELAYRGFYVNASLNKAVGQNREYAKDSVKLLVKFGYYMI, from the coding sequence ATGTCAGGAATAAGAAAAATCCTATTAAATCTGGCGGCAGCGTTATGCCTTGTTTTTACTGGTGCCGTTTCTTCACAGACTTTAAACAATGTTGAAATCAAATCCCAGGCCCGACTCAGCAGAAGTGAGCTTGATGCGGTGCTTAAACCATATATGGGAAAGGAAATTACAGTCACAACTCTGCAGAATCTTTTAAATGAGCTGACTGCCGTATACAAGTCTAACGGCTATCTGACCGCCCAGGCATTCTTTCCGGAGCAGGAGAGCAATAACGGAGAGCTTAAGGTGGTGGTTGAGACCACAAAGCTCAATGAGATTAGGCTGAATAACCTGAGCTCTGTGAAGATGAGTACCTTAAACCGACTGTTTGGCAGAACCAGACGACTGCAGGATAGGGCTGTTAATACCACCGAACTTAACGATAATCTTTTAAAGGTACGTGATCTGAATGTCTTTGACATGGCAGGTTTCTTTGAGAACTCTAATAATGGTGGAGCTGATCTGATTCTGGACATCAAGCCAAAGAAGCGCTTTTCCTTTCAGACCTTCTATGACAACTACGGTAATAAGACTACTGGTGAGAACCGTTATGCAGGAGTTATAACCTGCAATGATGTCTCACATCATGCAGACAGAGCCAATCTGCTTTTAGCCACTACCGACAGAAAGCAGAACAATTTCAGCTTTGACTACAGAGTTCCGGTCAGCTCCTATCTTAATGTCCTAGGTACTGATTTATCCTATTCAAGCTATGAGCTTGGCGGAGATTACCGTGATCTGGATATCCACGGCAATGTCTTCAATGCCGACCTGTATCTGGAGCAGCCTATCTACAGAAGCGCAAAGACCAGATTTACAGGGGATATCGGCGGTTACTACCGCAGCATTACCGACAGTATTGATGCCTTTGAGGTGAAGCTTAAAAGACACAGTAACGGAGTGTTTACCGACTTCAAGTTGGATAACTTTTTCGCCACAGCAAAGCTTGCCAATGCGCTGCGCTTTAACTATGGAAAGCTTAAGAATGATGATGAGTATAACCTGTATGAGGATCAATCCTATTTTATTACTACCCTGGACGGCTCAGTATCCTTTGATGTGAATAAATTCTTTAACATCAGCAACAGCTACAATCTGCAGATAGCCTCAACCTCCCTTGATCCCTCAGACAAATTCACTCCCTGTGGAGCCTATGGAGTCAGGGCCTTTGCTTCGAATACCGCCTCTTCAGACAACGGTATCTTTGATGATTTGAAGTTCACCTATAAGGTTAAGAGCTATCCGACCTTCAACATCTATACCGACTTCATGCAGGCGCATGCCAGAAACCATGAGAATAGGAAAAAGGAGAGCTTCTACGCTGTGGGTGTGGGTACAGAATTAGCTTATAGAGGCTTCTATGTTAACGCCTCCCTGAATAAGGCTGTAGGACAGAACCGTGAGTATGCAAAGGACAGTGTAAAGCTTCTGGTGAAATTCGGCTATTACATGATCTAA
- a CDS encoding filamentous hemagglutinin N-terminal domain-containing protein gives MNKLFKFLPVFTGMLLGTAYASDVLPSGAKNIAGDAMIMNRDKTQVIISNSERNVISWEDFSVGSENRVIFDNHQYLNLVHGSKASVIDGYIGFSGTGNSAFYLVNPNGITLGRNSEIHAAKVVLSTSKISEKAVNDFIDSGELNLANKGMGKIRLIGKISTGNLKVDGSQLIIRDIEDITKDNLSSKTEVLTNTDGDNIIIKSSTKRIDIGGRKELDIESTYKIKKEDGLVDHTGQTSLSSKEDFSKLRDDTSGSYFVTNDVELGEINRTLDEGKGFSGSLDGAFNSVSYTLKTDNQEQQNYGLFSKLEGASVSNLKLKDSSVTVDSRALEVYAGALSGRIRDSKIENVEVEGFDIQTEFHNPVKIYTGALTGILEKGFGQSEIRNVYGDFSESSLKRFASHDYYVKGSLAGLNEAKTSLSGYIGQNSSQNISLFGENRAQKNYTEDYSKTDSSYVKRGNGYSNIGFYAPFFVDEDIEIVYSSDNPQSYEYSSFTDNPYFKTQNYVDVAYDYEGEISNPALYTHTYSSKSDGTEFYFVKNSEVSETVPHYVKVTDPTVIVPPADETAYHGGGLNLNNPSKSGLFLDGDVVFHEEEYDRKYYKATLSFMDRLKIPRERISRRLIASLNLKTEPEDRTKKYASRKAEKENAA, from the coding sequence ATGAACAAGCTATTTAAATTTCTGCCGGTATTTACAGGTATGCTGTTAGGTACCGCCTATGCTTCAGATGTACTTCCAAGCGGTGCTAAAAACATCGCCGGGGATGCCATGATTATGAACAGGGATAAGACACAGGTAATCATTTCCAACTCTGAGCGTAATGTCATCTCCTGGGAGGATTTCTCAGTAGGCTCTGAAAATCGAGTCATCTTTGACAACCATCAGTACCTGAACCTGGTACATGGCTCTAAAGCCTCGGTGATTGACGGCTATATCGGTTTCTCTGGAACCGGAAACTCAGCCTTTTATCTGGTGAATCCCAATGGTATTACTTTAGGCCGTAACAGTGAGATTCATGCGGCTAAGGTGGTACTTTCCACCTCAAAAATCTCAGAGAAAGCTGTAAATGATTTTATTGATTCAGGCGAGCTTAACCTTGCAAACAAGGGTATGGGCAAGATTAGGCTTATAGGTAAAATCAGTACCGGTAATCTTAAGGTTGACGGCTCACAGTTAATTATCAGGGATATTGAGGATATAACCAAAGATAACCTCAGTTCAAAAACAGAGGTGCTGACCAATACCGACGGAGATAACATCATTATAAAAAGCTCCACTAAGAGAATTGATATCGGCGGACGTAAGGAGCTTGATATTGAGAGCACCTATAAAATCAAAAAGGAGGACGGGCTTGTTGACCATACCGGTCAGACCTCCCTGTCTTCAAAGGAGGACTTTTCAAAGCTAAGGGATGATACCTCAGGCAGTTACTTTGTCACCAACGATGTGGAGTTGGGGGAGATAAACCGTACTCTTGATGAGGGTAAAGGCTTTAGCGGCAGCCTTGACGGTGCCTTCAACTCTGTAAGTTATACCTTAAAGACTGATAATCAGGAGCAGCAGAACTATGGTCTGTTCTCAAAGCTTGAGGGAGCCTCGGTGTCCAATCTTAAGCTTAAGGATTCCTCTGTTACAGTAGATTCCAGGGCCTTAGAGGTTTATGCCGGAGCTCTGAGTGGCAGAATCAGGGACAGTAAGATAGAGAATGTGGAAGTGGAAGGCTTTGATATTCAGACTGAGTTTCACAATCCTGTCAAGATCTATACTGGTGCTCTGACAGGTATCCTTGAAAAGGGCTTTGGTCAGAGTGAAATCAGAAATGTCTATGGCGACTTCTCTGAGAGTTCGCTTAAGCGTTTTGCTTCTCATGATTACTATGTTAAAGGCTCTTTAGCCGGTTTAAATGAGGCTAAGACCAGTCTCTCCGGCTATATCGGACAGAACAGTTCACAGAATATCTCTCTATTCGGAGAGAACCGCGCTCAGAAAAACTATACTGAGGATTACTCTAAGACAGATAGCAGCTATGTAAAGAGAGGAAACGGCTACTCCAATATCGGTTTCTATGCTCCCTTCTTTGTGGACGAGGATATAGAAATTGTCTACAGCTCCGATAATCCTCAGAGCTATGAGTATTCATCCTTTACTGACAATCCATACTTTAAAACTCAGAACTATGTGGATGTAGCCTATGACTATGAGGGAGAAATCTCAAATCCGGCTCTGTATACCCATACCTACTCCTCAAAGTCAGATGGTACCGAGTTCTACTTTGTAAAGAACAGTGAGGTATCAGAGACAGTCCCTCACTATGTAAAGGTAACTGATCCCACTGTTATAGTTCCTCCTGCAGATGAAACTGCCTATCACGGTGGCGGACTTAATCTGAATAATCCTTCTAAGTCAGGTCTTTTCCTTGATGGGGATGTTGTCTTTCATGAAGAGGAATACGACAGAAAATACTATAAGGCAACTCTAAGCTTTATGGACCGACTCAAAATCCCTAGGGAGAGGATTTCCAGAAGACTTATAGCTTCTTTAAACCTCAAAACCGAGCCTGAAGACAGAACTAAAAAATATGCCTCCAGAAAGGCAGAAAAAGAAAATGCGGCATAG
- a CDS encoding YihY family inner membrane protein — protein sequence MKELYIYFFNRVKRDSIGLEASALSFTSILALIPAISVIFYFFAVFPAFSEFRESLKAFAQANFMPVFSESLGKYVGTFVEHAGKLTATSTIIFFIISLMLVRSIDQCLNRIWRGGKRKLGSMIAIYWTLLTLGPIALGIIIWIFTRVVAIAISSNVHIGVALMIAYFVFPIIIECAVLTALYVIVPRVRVKLQDALLGAIFVTVAFEVSKKLFSIFVLNFSNYEAIYGAIAVIPALFVWIYISWWLVLLGAEFTASLGVVRSGLSDEVPSFMVYLANVTGSTLGSEELIRPKHKQPPIKVKITSNRNK from the coding sequence GTGAAAGAGCTTTATATATATTTCTTCAATCGTGTAAAAAGAGATTCTATAGGTCTGGAAGCTTCTGCCTTATCGTTTACGTCTATTCTGGCTCTGATTCCTGCTATCAGTGTAATCTTTTACTTCTTTGCGGTTTTCCCTGCATTTTCAGAGTTCAGAGAGTCTTTAAAGGCGTTTGCCCAGGCTAATTTCATGCCTGTATTTTCAGAGTCATTAGGTAAGTATGTCGGAACCTTTGTGGAACACGCCGGCAAACTTACTGCTACAAGTACCATCATCTTCTTCATTATTTCCCTAATGCTGGTACGTTCCATCGATCAGTGTCTGAATCGAATCTGGCGAGGCGGTAAAAGAAAGCTTGGCTCCATGATCGCAATCTACTGGACCCTTTTAACCTTAGGTCCAATTGCTTTGGGTATCATTATCTGGATCTTCACCAGAGTGGTAGCAATAGCTATTTCTTCCAATGTCCATATTGGTGTGGCTCTCATGATTGCCTATTTTGTATTCCCAATCATTATTGAGTGTGCTGTCCTGACTGCGCTGTATGTAATTGTTCCAAGAGTTAGAGTTAAGCTGCAGGATGCACTTTTAGGCGCTATCTTTGTTACTGTGGCCTTTGAGGTTTCCAAGAAACTCTTCAGTATTTTTGTTCTTAATTTCTCCAACTATGAGGCTATCTACGGTGCCATTGCTGTAATTCCTGCTCTGTTTGTCTGGATTTATATCAGCTGGTGGCTGGTACTTCTAGGTGCAGAGTTTACAGCTTCATTAGGTGTTGTAAGGTCAGGTCTTTCCGATGAGGTTCCAAGCTTTATGGTTTATCTTGCTAACGTAACCGGATCAACTTTAGGCTCTGAGGAACTGATTAGACCAAAGCATAAACAGCCTCCAATCAAGGTTAAGATAACCTCAAACAGAAATAAATAG